TTCGCCCGTCTGCCACATGATGCCTGACCTGTCAAAAAGACCTGTCACTTCAGCGACATATTCGGCATTCGCGTCACTTGCCCCCACCTTGCCCATGTGGCCGGTGAACTTGGTGATGCAGGGCCCGCGGCCGAGGTAACAGGCGTTCTGTTTCTCGTGGACCTCCTGAAAGGTGGGGTCCACCGCCGCGTTCACATCGGCGGAAAGCGCCTTCGACCGGAAGAGGATCCTTCTCATCAGGGCCTCGTCGGCCTTCATTCCCATCCCGGCCAGTATATCGTCGAGAAAGATGGGGAGAAAGGCCGACTTTATGCCCGTCGAGCCCTCGGAGCCTATCTCCTCCTTGTCCGCGAAGATCGCGAGGCAATGCCTCCGGGGGTCCCTGACCTGGCATAACCCTTTGAGCAGGGTGTATGCCGAGACCCTGTCATCCTGTCCGTAGCCGCCGACCATACTGCGGTCAATGCCGACATCCCTCGCCTTGAAGGCGGGTACAATCTCGATCTCGGCGCTGATGAGATCGTCCTCGGTCATGCCGTAGGCATCGCCCAGTATCTTGAGGACGTATTGTTTCACGGGCTCCTTTTCCGCGCCGGTCAGCGGCAGCGAACCGAAGAGGACGACGAGCTTCTCCCCGTCGATGGCATCGCCGAGCTTCTTCTCATCCTGCGTCTTCCTGGACAGGTGGGGCAGCAGGTCATCGATGAGGAAGACGGGATCATCCTCCTTTTCGCCGATGCAGATGTCGACGGTTTCCCCATCTGACCTCACCACAACTCCATGAATGGCAAGCGGGACCGCGACCCACTGGTACTTCTTGATGCCGCCGTAATAGTGGGTCCTCAGGAGCGCCAGGTCGACATCCTCGTACAGGGGATTCTGCTTGAGGTCGAGTCTCGGGGCATCTATATGGGCCACAACGATGTTGAGCCCTTCGGAGATGTCGCCGCTTCCCCGGACGAAGGCCATCGCTTCCTTGCCCCTGTTCACGGCAAACACGCGCTCGCCGGAAGGGTTCGTGCCGAATCCCGCCGCTTCGAGAACACGGGTGATGCACCGGACGGCCTCCCGCTCCGTCTTCGCCTCATCGAGGAAGGCCTTGTAGCCTTCAGCGAAGCTGTATATCTCCTTGATGTCCTCTTTTGACTTCGATCTCCAGCCGGATTGTCTTTGCATGAGGTCCTTTCAGGGTATCAAAATAGCGCAGGCGAGTCAACCCGGGGTGCCGGAGGGGTCGATATATGGTGGAGGCGGTGGGAATCGAACCCACGTCCAGAAAAGAAGGCTTCAGACAGACTACATGCTTAGTCAGCGTATTAAGTCTCGGACAGCCAGGCACCCGCTGACGGGTTCCTCACTGCCCCAGCCTACAAGGTTTCGCCCGGCGCTATAGGCGTTACGCCGGACTATCCCGCTAAGATGACACCATACACGGACCTAAAGCAGGAGGAAGGTCCGGATGATGTAGCTGCTTACTAGGCAGCTAGTGCGTACTCGTGAGAGTCTGCAGTTGTGTTTAGTTCCGCTTGGGTACGGGTAAGCAGTAACCCGGCATGCCTCTCTGACCCTCACTTCCCTGTCGAAGCCAGTCGCCCCCGTCATCGCATTCTTTCCTCGCGTTCCATGAGACGTTTCTCGTCCTTGCGCCTGATTCCCTCCCTTTTGTCGTAAAGTGTCTTTCCCTTTGCCAGCGCCAGTTCCATCTTGGCCCTGTTCCTCCTGTCGAAGTAAAGGGAAAGGGGGATCAGCGTATATCCCCTCTCCTTGACCTTGCCGATGAGCCGCATGATCTCCCTTTTGTGCATGAGGAGCTTGCGGGTCCTCTTCGGCTCGTGGTTGTATATGTTCCCGCAGGAATAGGGGCTGATGTGGGCGTTCACGACGAAAACCTCGCCGTCCTTGACCTTCGCGTAGCTCTCCTTGAGGTTCGCCCTGCCTTCCCTGAGTGACTTCACTTCCGTGCCCGTAAGGACTATCCCCGTCTCGAATTTCTCCTCGATATGGTACTCGTGATAGGCCTTCCTGTTCGTGCAAACAACCTTCATAGACAGTAATATAACACAGAAAGACGGGAAAAGACAGGTCTGCCGGGCCGGCCGGACTTTGTCCGGGGTTCAAGAGTTCAAAAGTTCAAGGGTTCAAGGGAGAGACCGCGAACGGGAATCGGTTGTCTTTTTTGTCTCTTACTCTTGAACTCTTGAACTCTTGAACCTTCTTTTTCACGTCTCTGTTATGGGTATCTCTATGATGAACTTCGCGCCTTTCGGCACGTTGTCTTCGACCCGTATCCTGCCGTGGTGCTCGAGGATGATGGAGTGGACGATTGCGAGACCGAGGCCGGTGCCGCCTTCGTCCTTCGTGAAGTAGGGGTCGAAGACCTTCTCCTTGTCCTGGTCGGGGACACCCTTGCCGCTGTCCGCAAATTCGATGATGCCGGCGCGCTTCGCCCTGTCGTACCGCGTGCGGACCGTGATGGTCCCCGCCTTGCCGTCGATGGCCTTGACGGCGTTTGTGATAAGGTTGATGAAGGCCCGTTTCAGCCCGTCGCGGTCCACCCGCACGAGAGGGAGTTCACCGGGCTCGAAACCTATCGATATGTTGTGATAGAGGTTCCGGTAAAGGTCCAGGGTCTCCTCAACGACGCTGTTCAGGTCCTCCAGTGTCCTCGCCTGGGACGTATGGGTGAGCTTGGTAAGCTCATTGACGATGTCCTTTATGTCAGCCACGGACCGGATGATGACCGAGGTCGTCTCGTCGAGAACGCCCTTGTCGGGCCCTGTGAACCGTGCCATGAGCTTCCTGCGGATGCGCTCGGCCGACAGGACGATGGGTGTGAGCGGGTTCTTGATCTCGTGGGTGAGCTTGCGGGCCACCTCCTGCCAGGTAGCCAGCTTCTCGGCGCGCACCACGTGGGTGATGTCGTCGAAGGCGATGATGAAACCCCCCACCCTCTTGCGCTCGTCCTTGAGGGCCGTGAGCGATGCCCTGAGATACGTGATGTCCTTCTTGAGGTTGAGCCTCAAGTCCTTCGTGATGGTCTCGCCTTTCGATGCCCGGACCTCCCGGAGGAACGATTTCGTGAGGGCCTTGAAATCGTTGCCGAAGACCTCCCTCAGGGACATCCCTTCCAGTTTTTCCCTTTCCACGCCGAGGATGACGCGGGCGGCGTTGTTCGCGAGAAGGATGGTACCCCTCTTGTCCGTCGAGATAATACCCGCCGCCACGTTGTCGAGGACGAACTCCAGGGAGCGGCTCTTGCTCTCTATCTCATCCTTGGCTATCTTCAGTTCCCTCGCCATGCTGTTGAAGGCCCTCACGAGGGTACCGATCTCGTCCTTTCCCCGGTCCTCGAGGTTGATGTCGAACTTCCCCCTGGCTATGATGGCCGCGCCTTCCTTCATCTTCTCTATGGGAACGGTGATCTCCGTCGCCATCTTGATGCCCACCCAGAGGGAGACGAAGATGGTAAGGATGGTGATAAGGAACAGGGGGATGATGAAACTGTACTTGAGGACCTTTTTGAACACGCGGGATTCCCTGAATTCCTTGCTCGTGACGGCAATCTGCCTCATGCGCTCCCTGCCCTGTATCCTTATCGTGTCGCCGAGAAAGAGAATGGGAGCGCCTCCTCCCGCCATGGCCGACGTGAGGCGCATACCTACAACGAGCATTTCGCCCTCCTCGTCGGGGATGATCTCCTGGGAAACAGCCTTGTCCGTGAACAGTTTCAGCCTCGAAAGGATCGTCTTTTCGGACTTCGCTGAGCCCCCGACCCTGATGATCGCTCCCGACAGGGGATCGTAGACAACAACGTAGCCGAGCAGGTGGGTCCTCCCGTACTGCCTGAGGAGCTTCTTGAGCCCCTTTTCGTCTCCCAGCAATTCCTTCTTCCCGATCTCTTCCACCATCTGCTCCCCGATCCTCGTGTGGCGCTGGAAGACCTCCTCGTAGTGCAGCCGGGAAAGCTCGAGGGCGCTTTCCATGGTGTCCTCCACCTGCTGGCTGAACCACCGGTCCATGCTCACGTAGAAGAAACCCGTGGCCAGGATGAAGAGCGTGAAAGAGGGCACGATGGAGATAAACAGGAGCGTCGAGGTGAGCCTCTTCTTGAGACCCGATCCCCAAATGCCCCGCCTCTTCTCGATATACGCCTTGAGAATGATGCGGGTGATCAGGAAGAGGAGCAGGAGGATGAGCAGAAGGTTTATGTTAAGGACGACAACGAGAAGTTTGTTCTCCCACACCGGGAAGAAACGTGCGAAGTTCGGCAGCCGCGTCTCGATCAGAACGAGCGCCCCGAAGGCAACGAGAATTCCGATGATGATCGAAAGCTCTTTTTTTAGTTTCATAAGAACAGGCTACAGGTTATGGGTTATGGGTAATAGGGAATAGGGAATAGGGAATGCTCTTTTCTCTCTGCCTACTACCCCATGACCCATCACCTATCACCCGCC
This region of Syntrophorhabdus sp. genomic DNA includes:
- a CDS encoding PAS domain S-box protein translates to MKLKKELSIIIGILVAFGALVLIETRLPNFARFFPVWENKLLVVVLNINLLLILLLLFLITRIILKAYIEKRRGIWGSGLKKRLTSTLLFISIVPSFTLFILATGFFYVSMDRWFSQQVEDTMESALELSRLHYEEVFQRHTRIGEQMVEEIGKKELLGDEKGLKKLLRQYGRTHLLGYVVVYDPLSGAIIRVGGSAKSEKTILSRLKLFTDKAVSQEIIPDEEGEMLVVGMRLTSAMAGGGAPILFLGDTIRIQGRERMRQIAVTSKEFRESRVFKKVLKYSFIIPLFLITILTIFVSLWVGIKMATEITVPIEKMKEGAAIIARGKFDINLEDRGKDEIGTLVRAFNSMARELKIAKDEIESKSRSLEFVLDNVAAGIISTDKRGTILLANNAARVILGVEREKLEGMSLREVFGNDFKALTKSFLREVRASKGETITKDLRLNLKKDITYLRASLTALKDERKRVGGFIIAFDDITHVVRAEKLATWQEVARKLTHEIKNPLTPIVLSAERIRRKLMARFTGPDKGVLDETTSVIIRSVADIKDIVNELTKLTHTSQARTLEDLNSVVEETLDLYRNLYHNISIGFEPGELPLVRVDRDGLKRAFINLITNAVKAIDGKAGTITVRTRYDRAKRAGIIEFADSGKGVPDQDKEKVFDPYFTKDEGGTGLGLAIVHSIILEHHGRIRVEDNVPKGAKFIIEIPITET
- the smpB gene encoding SsrA-binding protein SmpB, which translates into the protein MKVVCTNRKAYHEYHIEEKFETGIVLTGTEVKSLREGRANLKESYAKVKDGEVFVVNAHISPYSCGNIYNHEPKRTRKLLMHKREIMRLIGKVKERGYTLIPLSLYFDRRNRAKMELALAKGKTLYDKREGIRRKDEKRLMEREERMR
- a CDS encoding aminopeptidase, with product MQRQSGWRSKSKEDIKEIYSFAEGYKAFLDEAKTEREAVRCITRVLEAAGFGTNPSGERVFAVNRGKEAMAFVRGSGDISEGLNIVVAHIDAPRLDLKQNPLYEDVDLALLRTHYYGGIKKYQWVAVPLAIHGVVVRSDGETVDICIGEKEDDPVFLIDDLLPHLSRKTQDEKKLGDAIDGEKLVVLFGSLPLTGAEKEPVKQYVLKILGDAYGMTEDDLISAEIEIVPAFKARDVGIDRSMVGGYGQDDRVSAYTLLKGLCQVRDPRRHCLAIFADKEEIGSEGSTGIKSAFLPIFLDDILAGMGMKADEALMRRILFRSKALSADVNAAVDPTFQEVHEKQNACYLGRGPCITKFTGHMGKVGASDANAEYVAEVTGLFDRSGIMWQTGELGKIDEGGGGTVAKHLAVHGMDIIDCGAPVLVMHSPYELSNKLDIFETYRAFQVFFEA